In Nonomuraea sp. NBC_00507, the following are encoded in one genomic region:
- a CDS encoding PTS sugar transporter subunit IIA → MTTVLAPVEGAAVGLAAVPDPVFSAGMVGPGTAIDPLRGPGKAVAPIAGKIMKLHPHAYVIVGDDGKGVLVHLGIDTVQLKGKGFQLLAAEGDRVSAGQPVVAWDPATIEAGGRSPVCPVVALDALSEAVTGVAEGAVHVGDELFRWE, encoded by the coding sequence ATGACGACTGTTCTCGCCCCGGTTGAGGGGGCAGCTGTGGGGTTGGCCGCCGTGCCCGATCCGGTGTTCTCCGCGGGCATGGTGGGGCCGGGAACGGCGATCGATCCGCTGCGGGGGCCGGGCAAGGCCGTGGCCCCCATCGCGGGAAAAATCATGAAGTTGCATCCGCATGCGTACGTCATCGTGGGGGACGACGGCAAGGGTGTGCTGGTGCATCTGGGCATCGACACGGTCCAGCTCAAGGGGAAGGGGTTCCAGCTGCTGGCGGCGGAGGGCGACAGGGTGAGCGCGGGCCAGCCGGTCGTGGCGTGGGACCCGGCGACGATCGAGGCGGGCGGCCGCTCGCCGGTCTGCCCGGTGGTCGCGCTCGACGCCCTGTCGGAGGCCGTGACCGGGGTCGCCGAGGGGGCCGTGCACGTCGGAGACGAGCTCTTCCGATGGGAATAG
- a CDS encoding GntR family transcriptional regulator: MAHIDPDSPVPKYFQLREILLDLIDSDELSIGAAIPSERELCQRFGLSRMTVRQAVDHLVSEGRLHRVPGKGTFVARPKIELALQLTSFTDDMRARGMVPGSRDLDRRIVRASAHLAKELGIQPGEEVHFIERLRMADGEPLSIERAHIPVKLAPDLAEHNLSDKSLYELLESRYGLVMDAGELTIDGGIADPSDADLLKLPRGGAVLLLQRRSFSGGVCAELGVSTYRADRYQLRTILEMPVRRG, translated from the coding sequence GTGGCGCACATCGATCCGGACAGCCCGGTGCCCAAATACTTCCAGCTTCGCGAGATCCTGCTGGACCTCATCGACAGCGACGAGCTGAGCATCGGCGCCGCCATCCCGTCCGAGCGCGAGCTGTGCCAGCGCTTCGGCCTGTCCCGCATGACCGTGCGGCAGGCCGTCGACCACCTCGTGTCCGAGGGCCGCCTGCACCGCGTGCCGGGCAAGGGCACGTTCGTGGCCCGGCCGAAGATCGAGCTGGCGCTGCAGCTGACGTCGTTCACCGACGACATGAGGGCCCGCGGAATGGTTCCCGGATCGCGCGACCTCGACAGGAGGATCGTGCGCGCCAGCGCCCACCTGGCCAAGGAGCTGGGGATCCAGCCGGGCGAGGAGGTGCACTTCATCGAGCGGCTCCGGATGGCCGACGGGGAGCCGCTGTCCATCGAGCGGGCGCACATCCCGGTCAAACTCGCCCCCGACCTGGCCGAGCACAACCTGTCGGACAAGTCGCTGTACGAGCTGCTGGAGAGCCGCTACGGCCTGGTCATGGACGCCGGCGAGCTCACCATCGACGGCGGCATCGCCGACCCGAGCGACGCCGATCTGTTGAAGCTGCCGCGTGGCGGTGCCGTGCTGCTGCTGCAGCGCAGGTCGTTCTCCGGCGGCGTCTGTGCGGAATTGGGCGTGTCCACCTATCGCGCCGACCGCTACCAGTTGCGCACCATTCTGGAAATGCCCGTAAGACGGGGCTGA
- a CDS encoding PTS transporter subunit EIIC, protein MNETAAARPSPLARVMTVLQRLGRSLMLPIAALPAAALLLRFGQPDMLGSNGGEPGGLADVAGFAWMNQVAEVLAAAGAALFENLPLLFAVGVAIGFARKADGSTALAAVVGYLVFDRVSKVMFFGSQIRDTVSIKEVQGQGVVEIINYGMQNPTKVLGGIVIGLVAALLWQRFHRIKLPSWLAFFGGRRFVPIITSIVALVIGVLFGWLWPVIGEWIRHGGEALAAIGPVGTGIYGLINRLLIPLGLHHFVNSVVWYVVPQCDVGGRVLGGDWNCYFGGAPHSGQFMAGFFPIMMFALPAAALAMWRAAPKHRRASVGGIMLSAALASFVTGITEPIEFAFIFVAPLLFAVHAVLTGLAMALTTLIGGQLGFGFSAGLLDMLLNASKSNTENLPGILLLGLIYGAVYYVVFTFLIRRLDIMTPGREPEPDVDSGETGRVAPGAT, encoded by the coding sequence GTGAACGAGACCGCCGCCGCCCGGCCCTCGCCGCTCGCGCGCGTCATGACCGTGCTCCAGCGGCTGGGCCGCTCCCTGATGCTGCCCATCGCGGCCCTGCCCGCGGCCGCCCTGCTGCTGCGCTTCGGGCAGCCCGACATGCTGGGCTCCAACGGCGGCGAGCCCGGCGGGCTGGCCGACGTGGCGGGCTTCGCCTGGATGAACCAGGTCGCCGAGGTGCTGGCCGCGGCCGGCGCGGCGTTGTTCGAGAACCTGCCCCTGTTGTTCGCCGTGGGCGTCGCGATCGGCTTCGCCCGCAAGGCCGACGGCAGCACCGCGCTCGCCGCCGTGGTCGGCTACCTGGTCTTCGACCGCGTCAGCAAGGTCATGTTCTTCGGCTCCCAGATCCGGGACACCGTCTCGATCAAGGAGGTCCAGGGCCAGGGCGTCGTAGAGATCATCAACTACGGCATGCAGAACCCCACCAAGGTGCTCGGCGGCATCGTGATAGGCCTGGTCGCCGCGTTGCTGTGGCAGCGCTTCCACCGGATCAAGCTGCCGTCGTGGCTGGCGTTCTTCGGCGGGCGCCGGTTCGTGCCGATCATCACCTCCATTGTCGCGCTGGTCATCGGCGTGCTCTTCGGCTGGCTCTGGCCGGTGATCGGCGAGTGGATCCGGCACGGGGGCGAGGCCCTGGCCGCGATCGGCCCCGTCGGCACCGGCATCTACGGTCTGATCAACCGCCTGCTCATCCCGCTCGGCCTGCACCACTTCGTCAACTCGGTCGTCTGGTACGTCGTCCCGCAGTGCGACGTGGGCGGCCGCGTGCTCGGCGGCGACTGGAACTGCTATTTCGGCGGCGCGCCGCACTCCGGCCAGTTCATGGCCGGCTTCTTCCCGATCATGATGTTCGCCCTGCCCGCCGCCGCCCTGGCCATGTGGCGAGCGGCGCCCAAACACCGGCGCGCGAGCGTGGGCGGCATCATGTTGTCGGCGGCGCTGGCGTCGTTCGTCACCGGCATCACCGAGCCGATCGAGTTCGCCTTCATCTTCGTGGCGCCGCTGCTGTTCGCCGTGCACGCGGTCCTGACCGGGCTGGCCATGGCGCTGACCACGCTGATCGGCGGGCAACTGGGCTTCGGGTTCTCGGCCGGGCTGCTCGACATGTTGCTGAACGCCAGCAAGTCCAACACCGAGAATCTGCCGGGCATCCTGCTGCTCGGCCTGATCTACGGCGCGGTCTACTACGTGGTGTTCACGTTCCTGATCCGCCGCCTCGACATCATGACCCCCGGCCGGGAGCCCGAGCCCGACGTCGACTCGGGCGAGACCGGCCGGGTCGCCCCGGGCGCGACCTAG
- a CDS encoding PTS transporter subunit EIIC, translating into MSAAMGGGSAQSSAWSSIFGVLQRIGRSLMLPIAVLPAAGLLFRFGQDDLLGANGLGSVLPWLLPVAKVLAAAGGALFENLPLLFAVGVAIGFAHKSDGTTALAAVVGYLVFDRVTKTLFFDAGEGAVYDKVLLVLRDGTRTLNVGAQNPTGVLGGIVIGITAALLWQRFYRLKLPAWLAFFGGRRSVPIVTAVAALLLGVAFGLLWRPVGDWLTAAGDWLSAHGTAGAGIYGVANRLLIPVGLHHFLNTIVWFTLPECHAGVNGAIRDAAGDLNCYFAGEQGAGSFMTGFFPVMMFGLLGAAIAMWRAAPPDRRRPVGGIMLSAGLTAFVTGITEPLEFAFIFVAPVLFAVHAVLTGLSMALMAELGVRLGFTFSGGAIDLLLNASKSNTHGLGLLIAFGIAYFFIYYVIFSVLIRALNLPTPGREVTGES; encoded by the coding sequence GTGAGTGCGGCGATGGGCGGCGGCTCGGCCCAGTCATCAGCCTGGTCATCGATCTTCGGGGTGCTGCAGCGCATCGGGCGCTCGCTCATGTTGCCCATCGCCGTCCTGCCCGCCGCCGGCCTGCTCTTCCGCTTCGGCCAGGACGACCTCCTCGGCGCGAACGGCCTCGGCAGCGTGCTGCCGTGGCTGCTTCCCGTGGCGAAGGTGCTGGCGGCGGCCGGCGGCGCCCTCTTCGAGAATCTGCCGCTGCTGTTCGCGGTGGGTGTGGCGATCGGCTTCGCGCACAAGTCCGACGGCACCACCGCGCTCGCCGCCGTGGTCGGCTATCTGGTCTTCGACCGCGTCACCAAGACCCTGTTCTTCGACGCGGGCGAAGGCGCCGTCTACGACAAGGTCCTCCTCGTCCTGCGGGACGGCACCCGTACGCTCAACGTCGGCGCGCAGAACCCGACGGGCGTCCTCGGCGGCATCGTCATCGGCATCACGGCCGCCCTGCTGTGGCAGCGCTTCTACCGGCTCAAACTGCCGGCGTGGCTGGCCTTCTTCGGGGGACGCCGCTCGGTCCCCATCGTCACCGCCGTCGCCGCCCTGCTCCTGGGCGTGGCCTTCGGCCTGCTGTGGCGTCCGGTCGGCGACTGGCTGACCGCGGCCGGCGACTGGCTCTCGGCCCACGGCACCGCCGGCGCCGGCATCTACGGCGTCGCCAACCGTCTGCTCATCCCCGTGGGCCTGCACCACTTCCTCAACACCATCGTCTGGTTCACGCTCCCGGAGTGCCATGCGGGCGTGAACGGCGCGATCCGCGACGCGGCCGGGGACCTGAACTGCTATTTCGCCGGTGAACAAGGCGCGGGCAGCTTCATGACCGGTTTCTTCCCCGTCATGATGTTCGGCCTGCTGGGCGCGGCCATCGCCATGTGGCGGGCCGCCCCACCCGACCGCCGCCGTCCGGTCGGGGGGATCATGTTGTCGGCCGGTCTGACGGCCTTCGTCACCGGGATCACCGAGCCGCTGGAGTTCGCCTTCATCTTCGTGGCGCCGGTGCTCTTCGCCGTGCACGCCGTCCTGACGGGCCTGTCGATGGCGCTGATGGCCGAACTGGGCGTCCGCCTGGGTTTCACGTTCTCGGGCGGCGCCATCGACCTGCTGCTGAACGCCAGCAAGTCGAACACGCACGGCCTGGGATTGCTCATCGCCTTTGGGATCGCCTATTTCTTCATCTACTACGTGATCTTCTCCGTGCTCATCCGTGCCCTGAACCTGCCCACACCCGGCCGCGAGGTTACGGGCGAGTCATAG
- a CDS encoding HPr family phosphocarrier protein translates to MGERKVTVAAEVGLHARPAATFVQRAMKAPMDITVAKMNSAKAPVSGKSILAIMALDVRQGETVVISAEGEGSEEILDELAEIAGTP, encoded by the coding sequence ATGGGTGAGCGCAAGGTCACCGTGGCGGCGGAGGTGGGACTTCATGCCCGCCCCGCGGCGACGTTCGTGCAACGGGCGATGAAGGCCCCGATGGACATCACGGTGGCGAAGATGAACAGCGCGAAGGCCCCGGTCAGCGGCAAGAGCATCCTCGCGATCATGGCGCTGGACGTCCGGCAGGGCGAGACCGTGGTGATCAGTGCGGAGGGCGAGGGCTCGGAAGAGATTCTCGACGAGCTGGCCGAGATCGCCGGTACGCCGTGA
- a CDS encoding PTS glucose/sucrose transporter subunit IIB — MAADANAIIAGLGGADNIIDIEPCITRLRTEVHDASKVDQAALKAAGAHGVMAAGNVVQVVVGPEADTIASDIEDIIG, encoded by the coding sequence ATGGCGGCGGATGCGAACGCGATCATCGCCGGGCTCGGCGGCGCCGACAACATCATCGACATCGAGCCCTGCATCACCCGCTTGCGTACGGAGGTCCACGACGCGTCCAAGGTCGACCAGGCCGCGCTCAAGGCGGCCGGCGCGCATGGCGTGATGGCCGCGGGGAATGTGGTCCAGGTCGTCGTCGGGCCGGAGGCGGACACGATCGCCAGCGACATCGAGGACATCATCGGCTGA
- a CDS encoding Rv3235 family protein, whose amino-acid sequence MSAAPQNPQVDGALALDSQPLIWGPPGATPDERKLRHFGQALAEVLAGRRAPETLADRLTSRAYRELLKAGRMIRTNRPPFAGSMHVKEPRDGAVEMCVLVHCGERNHVLAVRLERRGVHWLCTDFETA is encoded by the coding sequence GTGTCGGCAGCACCGCAGAACCCGCAGGTCGATGGAGCCCTGGCCCTGGACAGCCAGCCCCTGATATGGGGACCGCCGGGCGCCACGCCGGACGAGCGCAAACTGCGCCACTTCGGGCAGGCCCTGGCCGAGGTGCTCGCGGGCCGGCGGGCCCCGGAGACCCTCGCCGACCGGCTCACCTCCCGGGCCTACCGCGAGCTACTCAAGGCGGGACGAATGATCCGGACGAACCGCCCGCCGTTCGCCGGGAGCATGCACGTGAAGGAACCCCGGGACGGGGCGGTCGAGATGTGCGTGCTCGTCCACTGCGGCGAGCGCAACCACGTCCTCGCCGTGCGGCTGGAACGGCGCGGCGTCCACTGGCTGTGCACCGATTTCGAGACCGCGTAG
- a CDS encoding putative PEP-binding protein, whose product MGVSPGIGHGPAYVLTVSVPEPPKGATYTGEADQEKERAMAALRQVAGELEARGNQAGGEAEEILKAQALMAEDPGLVVKVRTLIDRGLAAPRAVFEAFTKYRDVLAGSGGYLGERAADLNDIRDRVIALLYGQAMPGLRGAPAEPYVLVARDLAPADTALLAKGQIAAFVTEEGGPTSHTAILARAMGVPAVVACRGATGIPNGVRVMADGTSGDVRVEPAESDVADALSAATARQAALASSRGPGRTADGHPVPLLANVGGPAELEAAVAAGAEGIGLYRTEFLFLDRAEPPSLEEQTRAYRAAVEAFPGGKVVVRTLDGGADKPLAFLPTAASDSAASASASSSASAWPSASPSASSSASSSVEPNPVLGERGLRRLRRFPEVLDAQLAAIAAVASEDLLVMAPMVATGEEAAWFARSCRARGLAGVGVMIEIPAAALRARDLLASVDFVSIGTNDLAQYAFAADRQLGAVSALHDPWQPALLDLVAMTARAASAAGKPCGICGESAADPAMACVLVGLGASTLSMGAGALAAVRAALAAHTLTQCRLAADAARARTTPADARAAARVHLPALAHLGL is encoded by the coding sequence GTGGGGGTCAGCCCGGGCATCGGGCACGGCCCCGCGTACGTGTTGACCGTCTCTGTGCCCGAACCCCCCAAGGGCGCCACGTACACCGGCGAGGCGGATCAGGAGAAGGAGCGCGCGATGGCCGCGCTCCGGCAGGTCGCGGGCGAGCTGGAGGCTCGCGGCAACCAGGCGGGCGGCGAGGCCGAGGAGATACTCAAAGCCCAGGCGCTGATGGCCGAGGACCCCGGTCTGGTCGTGAAGGTGCGTACCCTCATCGACCGGGGCTTGGCCGCACCTAGGGCGGTTTTTGAGGCATTCACGAAATATCGGGACGTGCTGGCCGGGTCCGGGGGCTACCTGGGGGAACGGGCCGCCGATCTGAACGACATCAGGGACCGCGTGATCGCGCTGCTGTACGGGCAGGCGATGCCGGGGTTGCGGGGGGCGCCCGCGGAGCCGTACGTGCTGGTCGCCAGGGATCTCGCGCCTGCCGACACCGCGTTGCTGGCCAAGGGGCAGATCGCGGCGTTCGTCACCGAGGAAGGCGGTCCCACCAGCCACACCGCGATCCTGGCCAGGGCCATGGGCGTGCCTGCCGTCGTGGCCTGCCGGGGCGCGACCGGCATCCCGAACGGCGTCCGGGTGATGGCCGACGGCACCTCCGGCGACGTACGGGTGGAACCGGCCGAGTCGGACGTCGCCGACGCGCTCAGCGCGGCCACGGCCAGGCAGGCGGCGCTGGCGTCCTCGCGGGGTCCGGGCAGGACCGCCGATGGGCACCCGGTTCCGCTGCTCGCGAACGTCGGCGGGCCTGCCGAGCTGGAGGCCGCCGTGGCCGCCGGAGCCGAGGGGATCGGGCTCTACCGGACCGAGTTCCTCTTCCTCGACCGGGCCGAGCCGCCTTCTCTGGAGGAACAGACGCGCGCCTACCGGGCGGCTGTGGAGGCGTTCCCCGGAGGGAAGGTGGTCGTGCGGACGCTGGACGGGGGTGCGGACAAGCCGCTGGCCTTCCTGCCTACTGCGGCCTCGGATTCGGCCGCCTCGGCTTCAGCCTCGTCCTCTGCCTCAGCCTGGCCCTCTGCCTCGCCCTCTGCCTCGTCCTCTGCCTCGTCCTCGGTTGAGCCGAATCCGGTGCTCGGGGAGCGCGGGCTGCGGAGGCTCAGGAGATTTCCCGAGGTGTTGGACGCGCAACTGGCGGCGATCGCCGCCGTGGCGTCCGAGGATCTCCTGGTGATGGCGCCGATGGTGGCCACGGGCGAGGAGGCCGCGTGGTTCGCGCGGTCGTGCCGGGCCAGGGGGCTGGCAGGTGTCGGCGTGATGATCGAGATCCCGGCGGCCGCGCTGCGGGCCAGGGACTTGCTGGCGTCTGTGGACTTCGTCTCGATCGGCACCAACGACCTCGCCCAGTACGCCTTCGCCGCCGACCGCCAGCTGGGCGCCGTGAGCGCGCTGCACGATCCGTGGCAGCCCGCACTGCTCGACCTTGTGGCCATGACCGCGCGTGCCGCGTCCGCGGCGGGCAAGCCGTGCGGGATCTGCGGCGAGTCGGCCGCCGATCCGGCCATGGCCTGCGTGCTGGTCGGGCTTGGTGCCTCGACGTTGTCGATGGGGGCCGGCGCGCTTGCCGCCGTACGCGCCGCGCTGGCCGCGCACACGCTCACGCAGTGCCGGCTGGCGGCCGACGCGGCGCGGGCGCGTACGACGCCGGCCGACGCCCGTGCCGCGGCCCGCGTCCACCTCCCCGC
- a CDS encoding HGxxPAAW family protein, giving the protein MPVERRPASIAAKPAKEGLVMVEGKKSEHTENLGSHGGRASSWLAVTIMLVGFTAAGFGLVATSWTLIWVGAGLFVVGGILALVFDIFTDVVIDAPRVGMRAEDHR; this is encoded by the coding sequence ATGCCGGTTGAGCGCCGGCCCGCATCAATAGCGGCAAAACCGGCAAAGGAAGGATTGGTCATGGTTGAGGGGAAGAAGTCGGAGCATACGGAGAATCTGGGCAGCCACGGCGGGCGTGCGTCATCGTGGCTGGCGGTGACCATCATGCTGGTCGGATTCACCGCCGCCGGCTTCGGGCTGGTCGCCACCAGTTGGACGCTCATCTGGGTCGGCGCCGGTCTCTTCGTCGTTGGCGGCATCCTCGCTCTCGTCTTCGACATCTTCACCGATGTCGTGATCGACGCGCCTCGCGTAGGCATGCGCGCCGAAGATCATCGTTGA
- the secA gene encoding preprotein translocase subunit SecA yields MAAILDKILRAGEGKILRKLKRIADQVNSIEDDFTSLSDAELRAMTDEFKQRYADGETLDDLLPEAFATVREAARRVLGQRPYDVQIMGGANLHMGNISEMKTGEGKTLTCTLPSYLNAITGKGVHVVTVNDYLAKRDAETMGRIHRFLGLEVGCIISGQQPDERRKQYEADITYGTNNEFGFDYLRDNMAWSLEECAQRGHYFAIVDEVDSILIDEARTPLIISGPGEQSGKWYQEFAKIVPRLRKGVEAKNPGEESTGDYIVDEKKRTVGILESGVEKVEDWLGIDNLYKPEHTHLVGFLNNALKAKELFKKDKDYIVADGEVLIVDEFTGRILHGRRYNEGMHQAIEAKEGVKIKDENQTLATVTLQNYFRLYEKLAGMTGTAATEANEFHQTYKLGVVPIPTNRPMIRKDQADVVYKTEDAKFNAVVDDIKQRYEAGQPVLVGTTSVEKSERLSKALKRRGVPHEVLNAKNHAREATIIAEAGRKGAITVATNMAGRGTDIMLGGNSEFRADLELRQRGLDPVETPEEYEKAYPEALEKARAAVKAEHDEVVELGGLYVLGTERHESRRIDNQLRGRSGRQGDPGESRFYLSLGDDLMRLFNSARVEIIMTRLQIPDDQPIESGIVSKAIASAQHQVEQQNFEIRKEVLKYDEVMNRQRKVIYAERHRVLEGADLHEQVQGFIGNVIDGYVQGATAEGFAEEWDLDKLWKAFGELYPVSVRIDDLVEEAGGREELSAEFISEKIKNDALEAYARREAEFGAEAMRDIERRVILSVLDRKWREHLYEMDYLREGIGMRAYAQKDPQIEYQREGYEMFTAMLEGIKEDSVGFLFNLEVEVQENPIVEEEDAVIAETRSIIARGLRGPERPAELEYTAPGEQGGVEHTKVRTTQAERAAYGNVERNAPCPCGSGKKYKRCHGDPKHAA; encoded by the coding sequence GTGGCAGCCATTCTCGACAAGATCCTACGTGCCGGCGAAGGCAAGATCCTGCGCAAGCTCAAGCGGATCGCAGACCAGGTCAACTCCATAGAGGACGACTTCACGAGCCTGTCCGACGCGGAGTTGCGCGCGATGACGGACGAATTCAAGCAACGCTACGCGGATGGCGAAACGCTCGACGATCTGCTTCCCGAGGCGTTCGCGACCGTGCGCGAGGCGGCCCGCCGCGTGCTCGGCCAGCGACCCTACGACGTGCAGATCATGGGTGGCGCCAACCTCCACATGGGCAACATCTCCGAGATGAAGACCGGTGAGGGCAAGACCCTGACCTGTACGTTGCCTTCCTATCTCAACGCGATCACCGGCAAGGGCGTCCACGTCGTCACGGTCAACGACTACCTGGCCAAGCGTGACGCGGAGACCATGGGCCGCATCCACCGCTTCCTCGGCCTCGAGGTCGGCTGCATCATCTCCGGCCAGCAGCCCGACGAGCGCCGCAAGCAATACGAAGCCGACATCACCTACGGCACGAACAACGAGTTCGGCTTCGACTACCTGCGCGACAACATGGCCTGGTCGCTCGAGGAGTGCGCGCAGCGCGGCCACTACTTCGCGATCGTCGACGAGGTGGACTCGATCCTGATCGACGAGGCCAGGACCCCGCTGATCATCTCGGGTCCCGGCGAGCAGTCCGGGAAGTGGTATCAGGAGTTCGCCAAGATCGTGCCGCGGCTGCGCAAGGGCGTCGAGGCGAAGAACCCGGGCGAAGAGAGCACCGGCGACTACATCGTCGACGAGAAGAAGCGCACGGTCGGCATCCTGGAGTCCGGCGTCGAGAAGGTCGAGGACTGGCTCGGCATCGACAACCTCTACAAGCCTGAGCACACCCACCTGGTCGGCTTCCTGAACAACGCGCTCAAGGCCAAGGAGCTGTTCAAGAAGGACAAGGACTACATCGTCGCCGACGGCGAGGTCCTGATCGTCGACGAGTTCACCGGCCGCATCCTGCACGGCCGCCGCTACAACGAGGGCATGCACCAGGCCATCGAGGCCAAAGAGGGCGTGAAGATCAAGGACGAGAACCAGACGCTCGCCACGGTCACCCTGCAGAATTACTTCCGCCTCTACGAGAAGCTGGCCGGCATGACCGGCACGGCCGCCACCGAGGCCAACGAGTTCCACCAGACCTACAAGCTCGGCGTCGTCCCCATCCCGACCAACCGGCCGATGATCCGCAAGGACCAGGCGGACGTGGTCTACAAGACCGAGGACGCCAAGTTCAACGCGGTGGTCGACGACATCAAGCAGCGCTACGAGGCCGGGCAGCCGGTGCTCGTGGGCACGACCTCGGTGGAGAAGTCCGAGCGGCTGTCCAAGGCGCTCAAGCGCCGCGGCGTGCCGCACGAGGTGCTCAACGCGAAGAACCACGCGCGTGAGGCGACGATCATCGCCGAGGCGGGTCGCAAGGGCGCCATCACCGTCGCCACCAACATGGCCGGTCGAGGCACCGACATCATGCTCGGCGGCAACTCCGAATTCCGCGCCGACCTCGAGCTGCGCCAGCGCGGGCTCGACCCGGTCGAGACGCCGGAGGAATACGAGAAGGCCTACCCTGAGGCGCTGGAAAAGGCCAGGGCCGCGGTCAAGGCCGAGCACGACGAGGTCGTCGAGCTGGGCGGCCTCTACGTCCTCGGCACCGAGCGCCACGAGTCGCGCCGCATCGACAACCAGCTGCGCGGTCGTTCCGGCCGTCAGGGAGACCCCGGCGAGTCGCGTTTCTACCTGTCGCTCGGCGACGACCTCATGCGCCTGTTCAACTCGGCCAGGGTCGAGATCATCATGACCCGGCTGCAGATCCCCGACGACCAGCCGATCGAGTCCGGCATCGTCTCCAAGGCCATCGCCTCCGCCCAGCACCAGGTCGAGCAGCAGAACTTCGAGATCCGAAAGGAAGTTCTGAAGTACGACGAGGTGATGAACCGCCAGCGCAAGGTCATCTACGCCGAGCGCCACCGCGTGCTCGAGGGCGCCGACCTGCACGAGCAGGTGCAGGGCTTCATCGGCAACGTGATCGACGGTTACGTCCAGGGCGCCACGGCCGAGGGCTTCGCCGAGGAGTGGGACCTCGACAAGCTGTGGAAGGCCTTCGGCGAGCTCTACCCGGTCTCGGTCCGGATCGACGACCTCGTCGAGGAGGCCGGCGGCCGCGAGGAGCTCAGCGCCGAGTTCATCAGCGAGAAGATCAAGAACGACGCGCTCGAGGCGTACGCCCGGCGCGAGGCGGAGTTCGGCGCGGAGGCCATGCGCGACATCGAGCGCCGGGTCATTTTGTCCGTCCTCGACCGCAAGTGGCGCGAGCACCTCTACGAGATGGACTACCTGCGCGAGGGCATCGGCATGCGGGCCTACGCGCAGAAGGACCCGCAGATCGAATACCAGCGTGAGGGCTACGAGATGTTCACCGCGATGCTCGAGGGCATCAAGGAGGACTCCGTGGGCTTCCTGTTCAACCTCGAGGTCGAGGTGCAGGAAAACCCGATCGTGGAGGAAGAGGACGCGGTCATCGCGGAGACCCGTTCGATCATCGCGCGCGGGCTGCGCGGGCCTGAGCGGCCGGCCGAGCTCGAATACACCGCGCCCGGTGAGCAGGGCGGGGTCGAGCACACCAAGGTGCGCACCACTCAGGCGGAGCGGGCCGCGTACGGCAATGTGGAGCGCAACGCGCCGTGCCCGTGCGGGTCCGGCAAGAAGTACAAGCGCTGCCACGGCGACCCGAAGCACGCGGCCTGA
- a CDS encoding SIS domain-containing protein: MTTKMRSEIAEQPAALRATLDSLLPRIDEVRAVGEQTRQLLFIARGTSDNAAVYGRYLVESHTGRLAALAAPSIATTYKRKLDLDGVLAVAISQSGRTEEIVETLAWAKDCGAATVGITNGGPDSPLAQASDVALCTEAGEEKAVPATKTYTTQLAALAVLALGLGADVDVAELLRVPEAVEKLIAEPGEVEAVVEGLLDKPGVVVSGRGLAFSTALETALKLKEACYLHAMGLSYADLLHGPIAVVDADTPALLVAAENSPTLSGTVALAERVVAAGAAAYTIGGGDALARAGTAALNGPDLPEWVAPMGLIVPGQLLTEALARRLGIDPDAPRGLNKVTQTD; the protein is encoded by the coding sequence ATGACCACGAAGATGCGCAGCGAGATCGCCGAGCAGCCGGCCGCGCTGCGGGCCACACTGGACTCCCTGCTCCCCAGGATCGACGAGGTGAGAGCGGTGGGCGAGCAGACTCGCCAGCTGCTGTTCATCGCGCGGGGCACCTCCGACAACGCAGCAGTTTACGGCCGCTACCTGGTCGAATCGCACACGGGCCGGCTGGCCGCCCTGGCCGCGCCGTCGATCGCGACCACGTACAAGCGCAAGCTGGACCTGGACGGCGTGCTGGCCGTGGCGATCTCGCAGTCGGGGCGGACCGAGGAGATCGTCGAGACGCTGGCCTGGGCCAAGGACTGCGGGGCCGCGACGGTCGGCATCACCAACGGGGGCCCGGACAGCCCGCTCGCGCAGGCCTCCGACGTGGCGCTGTGCACGGAGGCGGGGGAGGAGAAGGCGGTCCCCGCGACCAAGACGTACACGACGCAGCTGGCCGCGCTGGCCGTGCTCGCGCTGGGGCTGGGCGCCGACGTGGACGTGGCCGAGCTGCTGCGGGTGCCGGAGGCGGTGGAGAAGCTGATCGCCGAGCCGGGTGAGGTCGAAGCGGTGGTCGAGGGGCTGCTGGACAAGCCGGGCGTGGTCGTCTCCGGGCGCGGGCTGGCGTTCTCGACGGCGCTGGAAACCGCGCTCAAGCTCAAGGAGGCCTGCTACCTGCACGCCATGGGCCTGTCGTACGCCGACCTGCTGCACGGTCCCATCGCCGTGGTCGACGCCGACACCCCGGCGCTGCTGGTCGCCGCCGAGAACAGCCCGACGCTGTCCGGCACGGTCGCGCTGGCCGAGCGGGTGGTGGCCGCGGGGGCAGCGGCGTACACGATCGGGGGCGGGGACGCGCTCGCCAGAGCGGGCACGGCCGCTCTCAACGGCCCCGACCTGCCCGAATGGGTGGCGCCGATGGGGCTGATCGTCCCTGGGCAGCTGCTCACCGAGGCGCTCGCCCGCCGGCTCGGCATCGACCCCGACGCGCCGCGCGGTTTGAACAAGGTCACCCAGACCGACTGA